The Candidatus Poribacteria bacterium genome includes the window CATGGAGCATCAAACACAAAACTGGGTGAAAGTCGCTGAGTTAAGTGAGGTTTCTGAAGGACAACCGAAAGCGGTTCAGATGGGAGAAGGGCGTAGCATTGCCCTTTTCAATGTTGACGGAAAAATTTACGCGACCGATAACCAGTGTCCACACATGGGGTATCCACT containing:
- a CDS encoding Rieske (2Fe-2S) protein, with the translated sequence MEHQTQNWVKVAELSEVSEGQPKAVQMGEGRSIALFNVDGKIYATDNQCPHMGYPL